CTAACTATagtagtgtgagcagttttgggcctctcatctaagaaaggatgtgctgacattagagagagcccagaggaggttcatggaaatgaaagggtttggTGGCACCGTGCTTGTACTCGTTGAATGAATGAggaggacctcattgaaactgatcgaatattgaaaggcctagataagagAGCGTATCTGACAGTtgaagagtctaggatcagaggacacagcctcagaatatttgtccctttagaacagtgatggggaggaatttccttagtcaGAGAGTGAGCCTGAAGaatacattgccacagatggctgtggaggccaagtcattgggaatatatGAAGTGgagcttaataggttcttgattagtaagggcatcaaaggttacagggagaaggcagaataggattgagaaggataataaaccagccatgatggaatgtccgaacagacttgatggaccaaatagccttattcagtccctatgtcttatggtgcaaTAACCTTAAATAAAACATTATTTTTATAAGGTCAgaggcctgaaatgttaactcattttctctttcaacagatgctgcctaacctgctgagaattcagcattttgtgaattCACTTTTAGTCTCTGGTTTTGATTTCAAAAGCCAATAAAAATACAGAGCAAGGGAGTGTTTCTAACAGTTAAAATGAGAACGACAGATAGTTGGTCATGACCAAAGGCTTGGTCAGAACAGCTTAAGAAGCACCTTTAATACAGAGGGAGTTAAAGTAGGGAGAGGTTCCACTCACCACAATTACTTGTCAGAGACCTGAAGGATGTTAAGTTCCCATCAGTTCCTTAGCTTGGTGGACAACAAAGATCCAGTTGGTTGAAGGACCCCTTCCCACACTGTATTACTTAATGACTACCAACAGACTTTCCCAAATAGGTTCCAAACAGTGCAAAATCTGTGTGTGTAGCCAACCTCTGACAATCATAAAACCATCAGACGTAAGAGCAAcattaggcaatttggcctatCAGGTTTGCTCTGGTATTCAATCATatctgatttattctccctctcaaccccattctcctgtcttctccttataacctttgacacctttactaattaagaacctagcaacctctgctttaaacatgacttggcctacacagctgtctgtggcaatgaattccacagattcaccaccctctggctgagaCTGTGGCCAGCCTTGGGtttcgtgtctgtggactcacttttgttctgaatgccacttacttacttttattgtttgtgcAATTTGTCTTTTCTCTCTCCGCACATTAAGtgtttgacagttttttttttaaatgggttcttttgggtttctttgttttgtggcagactgtaaggagacaaatttcaAAGTTGCATAtactatacatactttgacaataaatgtactttgaacttttgagaagaaattcctcatgtctttctaaatcaggggtttccaacccaATATCCAAtgtcggttaatggtaggggtccatggcataaaaaagattgggaatctctgttctaaagggatgtccttctatcctgaggctgtaccctctggtcctagactctcccccatTTGGATACATCCTGTCACGTTCACTCTGTCTAGGGCTTTCAGATTACTAAACAACCCAGACTGGGTGTTCAGCAAAGCAGACACCATGCTTTGTTGAGGAATAGGGCAATGCAATGTAAGAATTGCACGTGGCCACCAATAACACCAATGCATGGCTTTGCAATCTCTCACAGTGAGCCTAGGCAGTGGAGCATGTCAACGAACGACAAAGCTTCCAACAAGGCAAAAACTGAGAAACGCAATTAAttccttttatttttctttaaatgtgCAATACACAGTGATTCAAAGTTGGCCATGAGACTCTTTACACATACACAAAAAGAAGATAAATTATTGGTTGTGGATTTGCGTATGATTTGAAGCTGAATTATTTGGGAAATAATTTAGAATGCTCGTATTCGGCATGACGCAACCTCCACCTGCTATTAGCTGGGAGATCAATCAAGTACCGAGGACTGACACCCAAGCTTCCTATCTCCCAGTGGAAGAGGCAGGAACAAACATCAGACAATTAAGGCCAAATATTATCATGATTCTTCTGCGCCTTGTCCATGGAGGAGTCTTTTTAATTTGGAGATTTTTGAATAGCAGCTAACCAGAAGTTGCTCCATTTCTCTCCGCAGAATTATGCTTCAAGCTCAAAGCCCATACCGACCTTGTGACCGCCAGCATGGATATTCTTGGCATCTATCAGCCCTGATAATGTCAATTTCACACCTGTGCGGGGAAGGAAAGGGAGAGGAGTCAGGACACTCGAACATTGTAGGTTATCATGTTCCCATCATGGGATCCTCGACCACAGGgtatcccaacctggggttcacagaccACTCAGTTAATGGTGGGGATCCACGAGTTTTGGAACCTCTGCTTTACTCATGTGATGCTATGGGTGCCAGGACtctgcaccaacacagcatgtgtTGGTCACAACGATCAGAATACATCTTACTTTGGAAGTAACATTTCACTCCTGTTCTTCTCACTCCCTCGTCAGGCAGAATAGTTTGATGCATCTTCTACAAGTTAGAGTGCTCAGGCACTAAACAGCATACTGAGGAAAGAAGAAAACTGTCCCCACGCATTTAACACTCACGCCTACCCAAGTTGTTCACAATCTTCTCTATCTAGCTTCACTTAAGCAGGCAGCAGAGTGATTCTCTGCTGAGTCCCTGCGATAATCATGCAGGAATgtattacacacacaaaatgctggaggatgcaggtcaggcagcatctatggagaggaactgggctgagacccttcattaggactggaaggaaagggattttattccggcttcttcccctttccttttcagtcctgatgaagggtcttggcccgaaacatcaactatttattctcctctgtagatgctgcctaacctgctgagttcctccagcattttgtgcgtgttgccctggatttccagcatctgcattatcTCTTATGTTTACAATGAATTAAATATGATTTATAATAGTGTTAAATTTCCTAATGCATAGCCTGTTAATCCCAGAAAAGATTAAGAGATTTTAGCTCAGCTGTAAAACTATCCATGGCCTGCTATACATCGATAAGGTGCACAGATTTCGATCAGACAAATggatgaagtcagatgtatcacttCCTTTCCTTCTAAAATGAGGAATGGCAATTAATTGACACTGTTGTGTTACAGAGCAGAGCACAGATCACAGAGATATATTATTAACAAACGGTGAAGCTAAGATGGGCGTCCATACACACCTGGTCTAAGAGTGTGGGTATATCCAAGTCCAATCAGGGTAGAATTGTTCACTTTGGCCTGAAACAGAACAAAGATTTAAATTAAGTGGACAAACAACCACAGTAACAGAGGAAAATTTACCATTATCCTGAAATATATCTTTTCTCTTGATCCCATCTTTAAATAAATTTGAGATTTTTAATTACTATTTAATTTTAACAGCTAAATGGGCTGCTTTCAGTTGAATTCTAGAATAAGTGAATCACAGAAAAGTCTCGGCAGCCATTCCTTCCATTATCCTTTGTTTTCACTTGGAAAGATGTCCTTCACTAGCCTCCCTAACCATTGAGGAATCTTAAGAGATTTTGCCTCAAATAGGACCCCCActatctaggacatgccctcttcttaatgcCAACATCacagagaaggtacaggagctttaacacacacactcaatgctttaggaacagctttacaccccctccactatcagagttctcaatggacaatgaacaccacCTCTCTATTTCTGCTCTCTTGTTGcacacttatttaatttttatacacatttattgcaatttatagtatgtatattttattttttgcactgtactgctgcaaaacaataaatgtcatgacatacacttagtggccactttattaggtacacctacttgttaaagtaactatctaatcagccaatcatatggcagcaactcgatgcataaaagcacgtagacatggtcaagaggttcagttgttgttcagaccaaacatcagattggggaagaaatgtgatctaaataactttgaccatgggatgatcgtcctgtgtgaaaatctcaggagctCAGTTTCCGAGACACACAAACCACCAACAGGCTGCAGAGTTTAAAGcgaatggtgtggaaaaacagaaaaacaTTGCCTGGCAGTCCTGTGAAtagaaatgccttgttaatgacagaggacagtggagaatggccagactggccagctgacagtaactcaaataaccacatgctaCAAGAGGGATTTtgcagaagaccacggacatacaTAAATACAtgcagtgaccactttattagatatctcCTGTATCAGTATGCAtcagtgataattaacctgattctgatttagtcTCAATCTGCATACTATTTTCCCAAAATTGTTtacctcttccccctttccaaCTGGATCCTTGAAACCAGAGCATTTAGAACTAGCTTTCTTCTCTGTGCTTGTCTTAATGCCTGGATATAAATTCCTGTCAATGATATCAAGTCCGGACGTTACTCACCGATATATAGGTGTCTTTGTCTAGCTGGTACTTGGTGGCAATTCCAAAGCGAGTGTTGTTGCTACCAGCAGTCCAGGCAAGGTTGACTGCAGTCTCCACCTTGTCGTTCACCTTCTGGTAAATGGACCCTCCAAACTCTGCACCATCGTTTCTGAAGGACAACAAGGGAAAGGAATTCAAGATTGAAGCTTAGTTATcatttgtacattgaaacatgcagtgaaatgcattgttggcattaacaactaacacacccAAGGGTATGCTGCAAGCGCCCTACGAGTGTTACCACACATTCAGGCACCAAAGCAGCACGtctacaatgctcagcagaacattGGGCAATACTCATTGTATCAAAATTGATTCCAGAAGTCTAATGACACAGCAGCCAATTCACCAATATTTCCAAATGGCTAGTAATACCAAGAATTGTCTTCCATAAATTAATCCAGGGTTTCCCAACTtggggttcacagacccctcaaggagtccatggcataaaaaaagattgagaaCCCTTGAATTAACTTGATGCAACCATCATTTTCAAGCTTTCTATATCACTGCCCGCTGGCTTCACATTATAGGCAgtcaggaaatgtttgattaggTTTTCTGTTGAAAAATCAGTATACTATAGGAAAAGGTGTACAACTGATAACTCAGAAGAGATTTTTAGACAGGTACACAGATGAGCGATATGGGCCAACCCAGGTCGAAGTGGCACAATAACGTAGCGGTTAGCGCGACACCTCACGGCGCCagcaactcaggttcaattccctctgctgtctgtaaggagtaccaacattctccctgtgattgggTGCTTCCTCCGGGcactctggtttccccccacacAGGTGTAATCGGGCAGCACaggctcactgggccagaagggcctgtaaccATCGAACTCAAAGGAAAGGACTAAGTCAGTTAGACTACTTAATTGCTCTGCACAAGCTGAGTTAGTGGGCCTCTTGCTGAACTGTATAACTAGaattctaatttcattcttgtgaGCTTTGGGGCTGGGGAGCCAAGAATTGAAGGGCAAAAGTTTacagtgaaaggggaaagatttcaTCGGAATCTGATGACCAACCCTTCCCAGAGAGGCTCATATTATGGAATGGGGAAATGGCTGAGGTAGATGTAATAACAATATTTAAAGAcagctggacaggtacatggataggaaaagtttagagttggggttcctaacctttgttttaatgccatggagccttaccattaaccgaagggtctgaggaccccaggttgggaaggatatgggccaaatgggtCTAACGTAAGATGGCACAGTAGTCCAGTGGTTAGTGAaatgctttacagcactagcTGCAAGAtcaattcctgttgctgcctgtaaCAAGTTtggtactttctccccatgactgtgtgggtttcctctgggtgctccggtttccttccacattccagacgtacgggttagtaggttaattggtcacatgggtgcaattgggcagTGCGGACTCACTTGGGCCAGCTACCATGCTGTAATTTAGTCTCAGAaaaatacagaacagaaacaggccatttggcccatctagtccatgccaaaccatttatattgcctgtttttaaaaaaaaattcctacaAAAGACTACCTGTGACTTTTTATTTTAAAagaggtacagcacagtaatAGGCCTTCCTCACAGAGAGTGGCCGAATCGAACACAGCTTGTTGAAGCTGTAATCGCATTACACTGTAGGCAATGTTCTGTTGGCACAAAGCATTACAACAcatgtgggctgtccccagcacatcttcagactgtaacacaaatgacgcatttcactatatgtttcgatgtacgtgtgacaatctttaatctttatctcAGATGGCCAGTTCTCTGCCACACGGCTTTGAAGCAGCTGACCTCTGACCAGGCTTTCATAGGGTTTACGTGCAAAGCTCCCAAACCAGAACCACAATATGCTGCTCCTGACTAAGACTGAGCAGGTAAGGTACATAGTCACTGGAAATGACAGTCAATGAGTAGACAAAATCTGGTCCCCTGTTCTTAGATGTACTTACACATGGGTATGCAACTGGAAATCCCCAGCCCGATAACCCAAAGAGAAGTTGTTCTGCGCCAGCTTGGACTTGGCCGTGTCGAAGGCCATTTGGTGGCCGATAAGCCAGCCTTCGTACCCAAAGACTGCTGCACTGTGGATGGTGGGGCCAGCAAAGTCAAAATCGATATCGCAGCCCAAGTTAATGTAGTCTCGCTTATAGGCGGTCTTCAGCTTTCCACTCTTCTTTCTGCAAAGCACAAGATCCACATCACTTACATTAGATGCATCATAACAGAGACTTAGTACTAATTCAAGATCCCaaatgaggttctgactctccCAACAGGTGGAATTTCACAGATACATCAGGCACCCATGTTAGGAGTCCATTCTACATGGGCAAATCTAAACAAAGCAtgaaattgatgggctgaatggcctaattctgctcctgtcttatccAATCACACCAATACAGTACTTGTTGGCTAATGAGCTAGTTGTCATGAACACCCCAGCGCCTAAACTTTGCAGCAACTGTTAACGGGTTGTTAATGCAAAAAGTGCAAttgactgtatgtttcaatgtatatgtgataagTAAACTTGTAAGCCCCGGCATGAACCTTTACATTCACGTCTATACTGATGGCTCCCTTTAACCAGAGGACCCAGCCTTCAAATTGAGCGGTGtctacttagaacagagatgaggaggaattcattTTGtcaacagtggtgaatctgtagattcattgccatagacagctatgcaggccaagccattgggtatatttaaggcagaggttgagagggacaataaatcagccatgatggaatggtggagcagactcgatgggctgaatggtccatTTCTagttctgtgtcttatggtcttaacccaGTGAATTTGATTCCTGTTCTCTTTTGGAAGCCTCTAAAATGCACTCAATACTCTGCAACGAGCAGGGCTTCTGCCTATGTGATCTTGCTCACTGTCCTGCTCTTAGACACTGACCAAACTTTCTACTTATAATCAAACTTTATCTTCTGATTACAAGATGTACGGTATGAGGGGGTGAAATTTTAAGTGTTTGGAGCAAAGTGTAGGCATGATGTCAGAGGTAGGGGTTTTTTCtagagattggtggg
This sequence is a window from Hemitrygon akajei chromosome 1, sHemAka1.3, whole genome shotgun sequence. Protein-coding genes within it:
- the vdac3 gene encoding voltage-dependent anion-selective channel protein 3, producing the protein MSVPPSYADLGKSSRDLFSKGYGFGLVKLDLKTKSSTGVEFNISGTSNTDTGKATGSLESKYKMKDYGITFTKKWTTENTVASEVTIEDQLAKGLKLTFDTTFVPNTGKKSGKLKTAYKRDYINLGCDIDFDFAGPTIHSAAVFGYEGWLIGHQMAFDTAKSKLAQNNFSLGYRAGDFQLHTHVNDGAEFGGSIYQKVNDKVETAVNLAWTAGSNNTRFGIATKYQLDKDTYISAKVNNSTLIGLGYTHTLRPGVKLTLSGLIDAKNIHAGGHKVGMGFELEA